The genomic interval CGCTACGACGGTGACCCCGAGGCTTACTTCGCGCCCGAAAATCTGGGCATCCTTCAGGAACGCGACCTGAACGGTGACGGCGCACCCGATCTGTTCACCTTCGGCCTGTATCTGCAGGAAGACACGCAGCCTTCTTCCAACTACGACGGCACCCAGGACATCCGGGCCGGCTTTGCCATGATCGACTGGACGCCGCTGCGCCGGCTGCGGGTGATCACCGGGCTGCGCTACGAAACCACCGACATGGAAGTGGTCAGCCAGGACCCCACCAAAGACGTGGGGCGGCTCCGGAACGGCGACTGGCTTCCGGCGGCTACGGTCATCTACCGGCTGGCCGACGACATGAACCTGCGGCTGGCCTACGGCCGCACGCTGGCCCGACCGGTCTTCCGTGAGCTGGCCCCCTACTCGACCTTCGAGTACGTGGGCGGCTACCTGCTCACCGGCAACCCCGACTTGCGCCGCACGCTCGTGGACAACTTCGACCTGCGCTGGGAATGGTTCGTGCGTCCGGGCGAATTGCTGGCCGCCAGCTTGTTTTTCAAGTACTTCGACGATCCGATCGAAGTCGTCTACCAGCCCTTCGCGCCCAACGACAGCCCCGAGGTGCAGTATCGCAATGTCGAAGACGCCACGCTTTACGGGCTGGAGCTGGAGCTGCGCAAGCGGCTGGACTTTCTGAGTGGCGCACTGCGGCATTTTGAAATCGGCGGCAACGCGACGTTCATCCATTCGACCGTGCGCGTACCGGCCGAAGAGCTGCAATCGATCCGGGAGCTACGACCCGACGCACCGGCCACGCGCTCACTGCAGGGGCAGTCGCCCTACCTCATCAACGCCGACCTGAGCTACGTGCACGAACAGCGCGGCACGACGGTCAGCCTCTACTACAACGTGTTCGGTCCCCGCCTGAAGGAAGTCGGACTCGGCGGCACGCCCGACACTTACGAGCGCCCGCGCCACACGCTGGACCTGAACATGAGCCAGCGGCTGATGACGAATCTGTCGCTCAAGCTATCGGCGAAAAACCTGCTGAACGCCCGCTATCGCGTCTCCCATAGCTACAAAGGGCGGAAGTACGTGACGCGTGACTACGGCAGCGGGCGATCGTTCTCCATCGGTCTCAGCTACCACTACTGAAAACAACCCCTGCACATAGCGAAGCGGCGGCCCTCGGGCCGCCGCTTCGCATAAGGAGCCACCGTTAACAAACCATAAACCCAACGTAATCCCGCCATGAACAAACGCCTTACCACCCTGCTGCTCCTGTTGGCGTGGCCGCTGCTGGGCCGCGCCCAGAACGTGGTGACGGTGACCGACGCCGACATCGGTCCGGGCGATCAGGTCACCTGGACCAGCGACAACGTCTACGTCCTCGACGGCTTCGTCTTCGTCGAAGAAGGCGCCACGCTCACCATCGAGCCCGGCACCGTCATCAAAGGCAAACCCGGCACCGGCGAAAACGCCTCCGCGCTCATCATCGCACGCGGGGCCAGAATCTACGCCGAAGGGACACCCGACCGCCCCATCATCTTCACGGCCGAAGCCGATCCGCTCGACGGCAGCTTCGACGCCTCTATCCGCGGTCAGTGGGGCGGTCTGATCATCCTCGGGCGCGCCCGCACCAACCTCGCCAACGGCGAGGCCAACATCGAAGGCATTCCCTCTACCGAAACGCGCGCCCGCTACGGCTGCGTTCCGAACAACACCACCCCCACCACCATCGACGACTGCGACGACAACGACAACTCCGGCGTGCTCCGCTACGTCTCCATCCGCCATGGCGGCTCCAACATCGGCGCCGACAACGAAATCAACGGCCTCACGCTCGGCGCCGTCGGCAGCGGCACGACGATCGAGTACGTGGAGGTTTTCGCCAACGAAGACGACGGCTTCGAATTCTTCGGCGGCACCGTCAACACCCGCTACCTCGTGGCCGCCTTCTGCGGCGACGACGCCTTCGACTACGACGAGGGCTTCCGCGGCAAAGGCCAGTTCTGGTTTGCCATCATGCCTCCCGATGTGGGGAACCGCGCCGGCGAACACGACGGCGGCCGCGACCCCGAAGACGGCCAGCCCTACGCCATCCCCGTCATCTACAACGCGACCTACATCGGCTCGGGCGCGGCTTCCGGCAACGCCGACAACAACACGTTCGTCTTCCGTGACAACGCCGGCGGCAAATACCTCAACGCCATTTTTACCGACTTTGGCAACATCGGCGTTCAGGTGGAAGACGTCGAGGGCGTCGACGTGGACAGCCGCCAGCGGCTGGAGCAGGGCGATCTGGTGCTGGCCCACAACATCTGGTGGGGCTTCGGAGCCGGCAACGAGCTGGCCGACTTTGCGCCCCAGGATTTCGTGCAGCAGCACCTGCAGGCCAACAACAACTTCGTCGAAGACCCCATGCTGCGCGGCATCAGCCGCGAGGCGGACGGTGGTCTGGATCCGCGGCCGGCCCCGAACTCCCCGGCGCTGACGCGCCCGCGCGCACCCTATCCCGAAAACGACGACTTCTTCACGCCGGTGGACTACATCGGCGCCTTCGGACCGGACGAGCTCTGGATCAAGGGCTGGACCAAACTCGCCCAACTCGGCATTCTGACGGCGCTGGAGCATGACGCCCGGACGATTCCGGCCGCCGTGGCCCTGCAGGCCGGCTACCCGAATCCGTTCCGGTCCGCCACGACGCTTACGTTCGCGCTGGACCGGGCGCAACGGGTGCGGCTGGCCGTCTACGACCTGCTCGGCCGCGAAGTGGCCCGGCTGGTCGAAGGTGTCCGCCCGGCCGGCACCTACCGGTTTACCCTTGAGGGCGCCCGCCTGGCGGCCGGCACCTATCTGGTTCGCCTCGAAACCGAGTCGGGCGTGCAGGTCCGGACGCTGACGCGCCTGCCCTGACGCAGCAAGCCTGCGCAGCGGAGGGGAGCAGAAAACCTGCTCCCCTTTTCTTTTTGTTTTTGAAAGACAACGGTTTGCTAACCCAGCGCTAATCGTTCGCTAACGGGCCATCTGTAAACTCCGGACGGATGCTGAGCTTCCGTCCGCCGGCCATGCGCACCGTCAACTACTTCCGCACGATCTGGATTTCCGACGTCCATCTGGGCACGCGGGCCAGCCGCGCCGACTTTCTCTACGACTTTCTGCGCCACAACGAAGCCGACTACCTCTACCTGGTAGGCGACATCTTCGACGGCTGGGCGCTGCAGCGCAACTGGTACTGGGATCCTTTCCATAACGGCGTGCTGCAACAAATCCTGCGCAAAGCCCGCAAAGGCACGCACGTCGTCTACATTCCGGGCAACCACGACGAATTTGCCCGCCAGTACTACGGGCTGAAGCTCGACGAGATCGTGGTGCGGCCGAGTGCCCTGCACACGACCGTGGACGGCCGCCAGCTCCTGGTGTTGCACGGCGACGAGTTCGACGGTATCATCCGCTACGCGCCCTGGCTGTCGCACCTGGGGGCCCGCGCCTACGAGCTGGTGCTCGTGCTCAACCGCTGGTACAACCACGTGCGCCGGCGGCTGGGACTTTCGTACTGGTCGCTTTCGGCCTACCTGAAGTACCGCACCAAACGGGCGGTCCAGTACATCGCCGACTTCGAGCGGGCAGTGGTGGCCGAGGCCCGCAAACACGACGTCGAGGGCGTCGTCTGCGGCCACATTCACCACGCCGAGCTGCGCGAAATCGGCGGCATTCTTTACGCCAACACGGGCGACTGGGTGGAAAGCTGCACGGCCCTGGTGGAGCACTTCGACGGACGACTGGAAATCCTGCACTGGACGCCCGCCGAGGTGTTTCTGAATCCGTCCGGCGACGGCCGGCTCCCGGACGAACTCCCGGCCCTGAGCGTGCCCGTCCGGCCATGACGGACCGTCCACTCCGGGTGCTGTTCGTGGTGCAGGGCGAAGGACGCGGTCACCTGACCCAGGCGCTGACGTTGCGTCGCTGGTTGACCGAGGCCGGCCACGAAGTGGCGGCCGTGCTGGTAGGACGAAGCCAGGAACGCCGGCTGCCCGCGTTCTTTCTGGAAAAAATCCAGGCGCCCGTCCACGAATTTGCCTCGCCCAACTTCGCCTTCGATCGACGCTTCCGGGGCATTCGGCCCGGCCGCACCCTTGTTCGCAACCTGCTGCACCTTCCGGAATTTCAGCGAAGCCTGCACCGACTGCACGAAGCCGTTCAGGACGTGGCGCCCGATCTCGTCGTCAATTTCTACGAAGTGCTGATCGGCCTGCTCTATCGCCGGGCAAAGCTTCAACCGCCGCTGGTCTGCATCGCCCACCAGTATTTTTTCCTGCATCCGGACTATCCCTTTCCGCCGGGCTTCCCGCTACAGCGCCGGCTGGTCCGGCTGTTCACGCGGCTGACGGCCCCACCGGGTGCCCGCAAGCTGGCGCTGTCGTTCTACGAGGCACCCGATCTTCCCGAGCGCCGGCTCTTCGTCGTGCCGCCGCTGCTGCGCCCCGAACTCTTCGAACTGCCGCTGGATCGGACCGAGAACTTCCTGCTGGTCTATCTGCTCAACCGGGGCTATGCCGACGATCTGATCCGCTGGCACACCCGCCATCCCGAAATCGGCCTGCACGTCTTCTGGGACAATACGGAGCGGCCCGACGGCTGGTCGCCCCATCCCGGACTGGTTTTCCACCACCTGAACGACCGACTCTTTCTGGAAAAAATGGCCCGCTGTCGCGGCGTGGTTACGACGGCCGGCTTCGAGACCGTGGCCGAGGCGCTCTACCTGGGCAAACCTGTGTTGATGGTGCCCGTCGAAGGCCACTTCGAGCAGCGCTGCAACGCACACGACGCCGAGCGCTTCGGCGCGGGCATCTGGAGTCCCCGCTTCGAACTGGACCGACTGCTGGCGTTTCTACCGCATTACCGGAGTCCTTTGGCCGCCTTTCGTCGCTGGGTGGCACAGGCCCCTATGAAAATTCTTCCCCACCTGACAGCCTCCACCCTGCGGCCGGTTGCGTAAGGCGGAGCCCGCCGGTATCTTTGGCGTTGCGTACCTGCATCGAACGCAACGCACGCCATGCGCAAGTACCGGTGGGTTCGCCGCCCCCTGCCCGATCCGAACGCCGTGGCCACGCTGATGGCGGCCGCACACTACCTGCCCGAGCCGCTGGCCCGCGTGCTGGTGGCGCGGGGCATTACGACGGTGGAAGCGGCACGTGCCTTTTTCCGGCCGGCGCTCGATCAGCTCCACGATCCTTTTCTGATGGCCGACATGGAAGCGGCCGCCCGGCGCCTGGCGCGTGCCATCGAAGACCGGGAGCAGGTGCTCGTCTATGGCGACTACGACGTGGACGGCACGACGGCCACGGCGCTCATGACCTCATTCCTGAAGGAGCGTGGCGTGCCCGTCCGTTACTTCGTTCCCGACCGCTTCCGGCACGGCTACGGCCTCACGCAAAAGGCGCTCGAAGAAGCGCTGGAAGCCGGCACCCGGCTGCTCATCGCCCTGGACTGCGGCATCACCGCCGCCGAAGAGGCGGCCTACGCCCGCGCGCGCGGCGTCGATCTGATCATCTGCGACCACCACACGGCCGGCGCCACATTGCCCGAGGCGGTGGCCGTGCTCGATCCCAAGCGCCCGGACTGTCCCTATCCCTTCCCCGAGCTTTCGGGCTGCGCGGTGGCCTTCAAGCTGGTGCAGGCTACGCTCCAGGTGCTGGGCGAGTCGCCCGAGGCGGCCTACCGGTACCTCGATCTGGTGGCGCTCTCGACGGCGGCCGACATCGTGCCGCTGACCGGCGAAAACCGCATCCTCATGGCCGAAGGGCTGCGCCATCTGCGCCGGAGCACGCGACCGGGCCTGCAGCAACTGGCCGCCCGCGCCCGTTATCCTCTGGAAACGCTCACCATGCACGGGATCGTGTTCGGGCTGGCCCCCCGCATCAATGCGGCCGGACGCCTGGGCGACGCCAACCGGGCCGTAGCGCTCCTGCTGACCGAAGACACCGCCACGGCCGACGCACTGGCCGCCGAGCTGGACGCGGCCAACCGCGAGCGCCAGCAACTCGACCGCCGGACGCTCGAAGAAGCCATCGCCCAGGCCGAACGCCAAATCACGGCCCGCGACGACCGCCACGCGCTCGTGCTCTACCATCCCGACTGGCACCTGGGCGTCATCGGGATCGTGGCCAGCCGCATCGTCGAGCGCTTCTACCGTCCTACCATCCTGCTCTGTGCCGTCGATTCCATCCTCAAAGGCTCGGCCCGATCCATTGCCGGGATCAACATCTACGAGGCACTGCGCGACTGTGAGGACCTGCTGCTGCAGTTCGGCGGCCATACCTACGCGGCCGGTCTGGCGCTGGAAGAAGCCCGACTCGAAGCCTTCCGCGAGCGCTTCA from Rhodothermus marinus carries:
- a CDS encoding T9SS type A sorting domain-containing protein, which encodes MNKRLTTLLLLLAWPLLGRAQNVVTVTDADIGPGDQVTWTSDNVYVLDGFVFVEEGATLTIEPGTVIKGKPGTGENASALIIARGARIYAEGTPDRPIIFTAEADPLDGSFDASIRGQWGGLIILGRARTNLANGEANIEGIPSTETRARYGCVPNNTTPTTIDDCDDNDNSGVLRYVSIRHGGSNIGADNEINGLTLGAVGSGTTIEYVEVFANEDDGFEFFGGTVNTRYLVAAFCGDDAFDYDEGFRGKGQFWFAIMPPDVGNRAGEHDGGRDPEDGQPYAIPVIYNATYIGSGAASGNADNNTFVFRDNAGGKYLNAIFTDFGNIGVQVEDVEGVDVDSRQRLEQGDLVLAHNIWWGFGAGNELADFAPQDFVQQHLQANNNFVEDPMLRGISREADGGLDPRPAPNSPALTRPRAPYPENDDFFTPVDYIGAFGPDELWIKGWTKLAQLGILTALEHDARTIPAAVALQAGYPNPFRSATTLTFALDRAQRVRLAVYDLLGREVARLVEGVRPAGTYRFTLEGARLAAGTYLVRLETESGVQVRTLTRLP
- a CDS encoding UDP-2,3-diacylglucosamine diphosphatase, yielding MLSFRPPAMRTVNYFRTIWISDVHLGTRASRADFLYDFLRHNEADYLYLVGDIFDGWALQRNWYWDPFHNGVLQQILRKARKGTHVVYIPGNHDEFARQYYGLKLDEIVVRPSALHTTVDGRQLLVLHGDEFDGIIRYAPWLSHLGARAYELVLVLNRWYNHVRRRLGLSYWSLSAYLKYRTKRAVQYIADFERAVVAEARKHDVEGVVCGHIHHAELREIGGILYANTGDWVESCTALVEHFDGRLEILHWTPAEVFLNPSGDGRLPDELPALSVPVRP
- a CDS encoding glycosyltransferase family protein, producing the protein MTDRPLRVLFVVQGEGRGHLTQALTLRRWLTEAGHEVAAVLVGRSQERRLPAFFLEKIQAPVHEFASPNFAFDRRFRGIRPGRTLVRNLLHLPEFQRSLHRLHEAVQDVAPDLVVNFYEVLIGLLYRRAKLQPPLVCIAHQYFFLHPDYPFPPGFPLQRRLVRLFTRLTAPPGARKLALSFYEAPDLPERRLFVVPPLLRPELFELPLDRTENFLLVYLLNRGYADDLIRWHTRHPEIGLHVFWDNTERPDGWSPHPGLVFHHLNDRLFLEKMARCRGVVTTAGFETVAEALYLGKPVLMVPVEGHFEQRCNAHDAERFGAGIWSPRFELDRLLAFLPHYRSPLAAFRRWVAQAPMKILPHLTASTLRPVA
- the recJ gene encoding single-stranded-DNA-specific exonuclease RecJ — encoded protein: MRKYRWVRRPLPDPNAVATLMAAAHYLPEPLARVLVARGITTVEAARAFFRPALDQLHDPFLMADMEAAARRLARAIEDREQVLVYGDYDVDGTTATALMTSFLKERGVPVRYFVPDRFRHGYGLTQKALEEALEAGTRLLIALDCGITAAEEAAYARARGVDLIICDHHTAGATLPEAVAVLDPKRPDCPYPFPELSGCAVAFKLVQATLQVLGESPEAAYRYLDLVALSTAADIVPLTGENRILMAEGLRHLRRSTRPGLQQLAARARYPLETLTMHGIVFGLAPRINAAGRLGDANRAVALLLTEDTATADALAAELDAANRERQQLDRRTLEEAIAQAERQITARDDRHALVLYHPDWHLGVIGIVASRIVERFYRPTILLCAVDSILKGSARSIAGINIYEALRDCEDLLLQFGGHTYAAGLALEEARLEAFRERFNEAVGARMTPELLVPRLEIDALLDLHTLDERFWRLLQHFGPHGPENEEPLFMARDLEVVGEPQQVGDDGKHLKFYVRQRAHPDDPPCEVIGFGLGRLLPAVQHSRRTGQPLALAFTLQENTWQGQTRIQLRLRDLKLQRVETPVGQ